One Candidatus Hydrogenedentota bacterium genomic window, CGGTTCAGTACCGGTCTCTGGACAAACAGCTCTTCGCGGGGGTATAAATAGTATGTCATGAGTAAAGGGATAAAAAGGTGCCGTTTGACTGTTATTGGGAATAAATGGTATGCTTTCGCCCCTATGTCCCCCAACATCTTGGCCCCCCAGGGAGGTGCAACCCACCATGAATGTGAAAATCACCGGCCGTCACATGGAGCTGTCCGACGCGCTCAAAGCCTACATTGAGACGGGTTTGAGGAAAATCAAGACCCACTTCGACAAGGTGATAGACGTGGACGTGGTCCTGGCCGTGGAGAAGCACCGGCACATCGCCGAGGTGAACCTGCACGCGAACGGTGTGCGGATTCACAGCAAGGAGGCTTCGGCCGACATGTACGCGTCCGTGGACGCGGTGCTGGAGAAGATGGGGAAACAGGTCCGCAAGTACAAGGACCGCATCAACCGCCACACCCCCCGGACCGCCCGGGAGCTGCGCTCGTACCAGCAGACGATCATCGCCCTGGAATCCGGCAACGGCAACGGCGACGGCGCCGAGGTGGAGACGGCGGTCGCGGTCGAGGAGCGCCACCAGGTGGTCCGGCGCGAGAAGATCGCCCTGAAGCCCATGAGCGTCGAGGAGGCGGTGATGCAGCTCGAGCTCGTCGAGGAGCCCTTCCTCGTCTTCACGAACGCGGAGACCTCGCAGGTCAACGTGCTGTACTCGCGGGGCGACCGGGAGTACGGGCTGCTCGAGCCGGAATTCTGACGCCCGGCAGCCCGGCGGCCCGGCGCCGGCGTCCGGCGGAGGCGCGCGGATGGACCTGACAAGACTGGCGATCAAGCGCAAGCGGAACATACCCGTGTCCCACCTGCTGGCCAGCATGTCCGAGGACATGGACTTCGAGCTGCTGGCGGGCTTTCAGGGGGTGGAGCGCCCGGTCTTTTCCTGGGACGTGAACCGCCCGGGCCTTGCCATCGGGGGCTACCTCGACTATTTCGCCAACGACCGGGTGCAGATTCTGGGCAACACGGAAATCCATTTCATGGAGCGGATGCGCCCGGCCGAGCTGGCCAACCGCCTCAACAACATGTTCTCCTTTGAAATCCCGGCCTTTGTTCTGTCCCGAAACCTGATGCCCCAGCCGATCCTGCTCGACATGTGCAACCGCTACGGGATTCCCGTGTTCCGCACGGCCCAGAGCACGGACGAGGTCATCAGCCGGATTATTCTCTTTCTCACCCAGGAGTTCGCCCCGGAGACGGTCATCCACGGCACCGCCATAGACGTCTACGGCGTCGGCTGCCTGATCGTGGGCAAGCCCGGCGTGGGCAAGAGCGAGTCGGCCCTGGAACTGGTCGAGCGGGGCCACCGCCTCGTGGCCGACGACATGGTGGAGCTCAAGCGGCGTCGCGCGGACTACCTCTACGCCAAGACCAACGACCTGGTGCGGCACCACATGGAAATCCGGGGGCTCGGCATCATAGACGTGCGCGCGGTCTACGGCGTGGGCCGGGTGCGCAACTTCAAGCGCATCGGCCTGCTCATCGAGCTGGAGGAGTGGGACGAGAAGGCCGCCTACGACCGCACGGGCCTCATGGAGAAACACGAGGACATCATGGGGGTGAAAATCCCCCACATCCGCATCCCCGTGCGGCCGGGGCGCAACATCGCCATCATCATCGAGGTGGCCGCCCTTAACCAGCGCCTCAAAGAGATGGGCATCCACACGGCGCGCCAGCTCAACGAGAACATCCTGCGCAACAACCGGGGATGAGCCGGGCCGCCCCGCCCGCCGTTGCGGGACGCAATTGCGCCGTCCGGGTGTTTCTGGGGGAAAGGGGCGCATCACTGACACGGAGATTGGCATGAAAAGCATAAATCTGGTCTTCGGCTGCCATGCCCACCAGCCGGTGGGCAATTTCGATTTTGTGTTCGAGGAGGCCCACCGGCTGTCCTACCTCCCCTTCGTGGAGGTGCTGGAGCGTTACCCCGCGGTCCGCGCGGTGCTTCATTTCACGGGCCCCCTCTTCGACTGGTTCGAGGCCCATGAGCCCGCTTTCCTGGCCCGGCTCGCCGCGCTGGTGGATTCCGGTCAAATCGAGATCATGGGCGGCGGCTACTACGAGCCGCTGCTCTGCGCCATTCCCGAACGGGACGCCGTCGCGCAAATCCGGCGGATGCGCGCCTTCTGCGCGCGCCATTTCGGGCGCGAGCCGCGGGGCATGTGGCTGGCGGAGCGGGTCTGGGAGCCGCAGATGGCCCGCATCATGGCCCGGGCCGGCGTCGAGTACACGGCCCTGGACGACACCCATTTCCTCTGCTCGGGCCTCACCCCGGAGGACCTTTTCGGCTATTACATGACCGAGGACGAGGGGCTGGCGGTGAAGGCCTTCCCCATCCAGGAGAAACTGCGCTACATCGTCCCCTTCCACCCCGTGGAGGAGACCATTGAACTGCTCCGGGAATGGGCCACGGAGGACGGCGCCCGCTGCGCCGTGCTCCACGACGACTACGAGAAGTTCGGCGTGTGGCCCGGCACCCACGGCAGCGTGTACACGGAGGGCTGGCTGGAGCGGTTCTTTGGGGCGCTCACGGAGAACGCGGACTGGCTGCGCACCGTGACCTATGCGGACTATGTGGACAGCCACCCGGCCCTGGGCCGCACCTACCTCACCTGCGCCTCCTACGAGGAGATGATGGCCTGGGCCCTGCCCGCGCCCATGCAGCGGAAACTGAACGATGTGCGGTCAAGGGTAAAAGACTGCCCGGAACTCGGCCCCGACGCGCACCTCTTCCTGCGGGGCGGGTTCTGGCGCAATTTCCTGGCCAAATACGACGAGTCCAACAACATCCAGAAACGGATGCTCCGGGTGAGCAACCGCCTGGAACGGGTCAGGGCGGGCGCGGTTGAGCCGCGCCTGGAGGAGGCGGAGCGGCTTCTGCACCAGGGGCAGTGCAACTGCGCCTACTGGCACGGGGTCTTCGGCGGGCTTTACCTGAACCACCTGCGGACGGCGCTTTATGAGAAACTCATCGGGGCCGACCGGCTGCTGGACGAAATCGAGGGGCTGGCGGAGGACCGGGTGACCGTGGAGTCCGCCGACTTTGACGGGGACGGCAACCCGGAGGCGGTGCTGGAGAACAGCCGTCTGGCCCTCTTTTTCAGTCCCACGGACGGCGGCACGCTCTTCGAGGCGGACTTCAAGGAGAAGCCCTTCAACTTCTGCAACACCCTCACCCGGCGCGACGAGACCTACCATGACCTCCTCCGCGCGGGTTCGGCGCTGGTTGGCGGGGATGACCAGGGCGACCTGAGCATTCACGAAATGGTGAAGGCGAAGGAGGCCAACCTCGACACTTATCTGGTCTACGACCCGCACCGGCGGGCGTCGCTTCGGGACCGCTTTCTCGACCCCTCCGCCTCGCCCGACACCCTCTGGGCGTGCACCGCCCGCGAATACGGCGACTTCGCCGCCGCCCCGTACCGGCTGGAAACCCTTCCCGGCGGCGTGGTCCTGTCCCGCGCGGGAAGCGTCGTCCTCCCGTCCGGGGAGGCGCGCGCCGTCTCCCTGGCGAAAACCATCCGGCTCGCCCCGGATGAATCAACGCTCGAAATCCGGTATGATATTGCCTGTGACGGCTCCTGGCCCGGCGATTTGTGGTTTGGCGCCGAGTTCGCCGTCAATCTGCTCACCGGCTCCGCCGACGACCGGTACTATCTGTCCGACGACCATGACATGGGCCGTCCCCGGCTGGGGACGCGCGGATGCCATGAGGGCATGGCCCACCTCGCCGTGCGGGACGAGTGGCAGCGGCTGGAGTGCGGCTGGCGCTTTTCCGCGCCCGCCCGGGTGCACCGCTTCGCGGTGGACACGGTCAGCCAGTCGGAGGGCGGCCAGGAGCGGGTGCACCAGGGCTGTGTGATAGTGCCGTGCTGGCGGCTGTCGCCGGACGCGGAGGGTCGTTTTACCCGCACCATCCACATGGGGATGCGTGTGTTTTAGCCCGCGCCGGCGTGCCGCGCCGGGCGGAGAGGGAGTGTTTGATGCCCGAATTGACCGAGGAAGTGATGGTGGTGAACCCGCTCGGCGTGCACGCGCGCCCGGCGGCCAGCCTGGTGCAGACCACGCTGAAGTATCAAAGCGACGTGTTCATCGAGTTCAAGGGGAACACGGTCAACGCCAAGAGCATCATGGGCCTGCTCACCCTGGGCGCGGCCCGGGGCAGCCGGCTCACCGTGGTGTGCAGCGGCCCGGACGCGGAGGACGCCATGGCGGCGGTTCGCCAGGTGGTCGCGTCGGGCTTCGGAGAGTCATGACCGCATCCCCCCCTTTGTTGGAGAGGCAGCGTTGGAAACCGTCCTTCACGGCATAGGCGTGTCCCCCGGCATCGCCGTCGCGCCCGCACTGGTCTTCGCCAAGAGCCAGTGCGAGGTGCCCGAGTATTCCGTGGGCGAGCCCGGGACCGAGTGGCGCCGCTTCCAGGAGGCCGTCGAGAAGACCCGGGTGGACCTGCGCAGCCTCCACAGCCAGACCGCCGAGAAGATGGGGCAGCGCCACGCGGACATTTTTCACACGCATCTAATGCTCCTTGACGACGCGGTGCTCCACGACGAGATACGGGGCATCCTCTTCGAGGAGGCCAAAAACGTGGAGCACGTCCTCGAGCGCGTCGCGCGCCGCTATGCCGCGCTCATGGAGTCCGTCGGCGACGCGCGGCTCCGCGAGCGCTCGGCGGACATGCTGGACGTCGCGGACCGCCTCCAGCGCTGCCTGCTGGACCAGGACCGGCCCGACCTGAAGTCGCTGCCCGGCCCGCGCATCGTCGTCTCCCGCGACCTGTCCCCCTCGGACACGGCGACGATGGACACGGTCAACACCCTGGGGCTCGCCCTGGACGCGGGCAGCGTCACGTCGCACTCGGCCATCCTCGCCCGCGCCCTGGAAATTCCCGCCGTCACCGGCCTGTCCCAGCTCAGCGCCCATGTGCGCCCCGGCGCCATGATGGTGCTCGACGGCGCGGCGGGCGTCGTGATACTGGACCCGTCCGAGGAGACCCTCGGCAGGTACCGCGCCGAGCGCGAGCGTTTTGCGGCGCGGCGCGAGCGCCAGTTGCGGGCCGCGGCCTCCGGGCCCGCGGTCACCCTGGACGGCGTCGGCGTGCCGCTCGAGGCGAACATCGAGCTGCCCGTTGAAATCCCCCACAGCCTGCGCGCGGGCGCCTGCGGCATCGGCCTCTACCGCACGGAGTACCTCTTCCTCAACCGCGACGAGGCGCCCGGCGAGGAGGAGCAGTACCAGGCCTACGCCGAGGCGGCCCGGGCGCTCAGCCCCATGCCCGTCACCCTGCGCACCATGGACATCGGCGGCGACAAGCTGGTGGCGCACCTCCAGATATTCAAGGAGGAGAACCCCCAGCTCGGCTGGCGGGCGGTGCGCTTCTGCCTGGCCCGGCCCGACATTTTCAAGGTGCAGCTCCGCGCCATGCTCCGCGCCGCCGCCCACGGCGGCATCCGCATCATGTTCCCCATGATCAGCGGCCTGGACGAGCTGCGCGAGGTGCGCCGCGTCCTGGACGGGGTGCGTGAAGAGCTGGACCGCGAGGGCGTGCCCCACGGCGGGGACCTGCCCGTCGGCTCCATGATCGAGGTGCCCTCCGCCGTCATGCTCGCCGACGTGCTCGCCAAAGAATGCGACTTTTTCAGCATTGGCACCAACGACCTCATCCAGTACTCCCTGGCAGTGGACCGGGTGAACGAGAAAATCGCCCACCTCTACGACCCGGCGCACCCCGCCGTGCTGCGCCTCATCGGGCGCGCCGCCGCCGCCGCGCGGGGCGCGGGCATTCCCTGCGGCATCTGCGGCGAGATGGCCGGCGACCCCCTGTTCACGGAGATTCTCCTCGGACTGGGCGTGACCTCCCTCAGCATGGCCGCCGTGGCGCTGCCCGCGGTCCGCACGGAAATCACGGGCATCCGCATGGACGCGGCGCGGGAACTGGCCGGGGAGGCCCTGCAGATGGGGTCCGCCGCCGACATCCGCGGGCTGCTCCAGGCGCGCTTCAACGCGCGGAACAGCGCCGGAAACGGCAACAACGGCCATGACGGCAACGGCCGGGACGCGGGGGAAGTGCCATGACCACCGCGCTCCGCAGAATCACCGTGCTCGGCTCCACCGGGTCCATAGGCCGGGGCGCCCTGGACATCGCGCGCCGCCATCCGGACCGCTTCACCGTGGAGGCCCTCGCCGCCCGGAACGACGCGGAGCGGATGGCCGAGCAAATCCGGGAGTTCCGACCCCGTGTGGCCGTTCTTTCGGACCCCGCCGCCGCCGCGCGGCTCCGCGCCATGGACCCCGGCTGCCCCGTGCTCGGCGGGCCGGAGGGCCTGGCGGAGGCCGCCGCCCTGCCCGCGGACACGGTGCTCTGCGCCGTGGTCGGCGCGGTGGGCCTCGCGCCCCTGCTGGCGGCGCTGGACGCGGGCAACCGCGTGGCCGTGGCGAACAAGGAGCCCCTGGTGATGGCCGGGCGGCTGGTGATGGAGCGCGCGCGGGCGCGCGGCGTGGACGTGCTGCCCGTGGACAGCGAGCACAACGCCGTGTTCCAGTGCCTCCAGGGCCATGACCCCGCCGACGTGCGCTGCATCCACCTGACGGCGTCCGGCGGGCCGTTCTACGGGCGCACCCGCGAGCAGATGCGGGACATCACGCCGGAGCAGGCGGCCAAACACCCCACCTGGCGCATGGGCGAGAAGATATCCGTGGACTCGGCGACGCTGATGAACAAGGGCCTGGAAATCATCGAGGCCATGTGGCTGTTCGGCCTGCCCCTGGAGAAAATCGAGGTGGTCATCCACCCCCAGAGCACGGTCCACAGCCTGGTCGAGTTCAACGACGGCAATATCCTGGCGCAGTTGGGCGTTACGGACATGAGAACGCCCATCATGCACGCCCTGATGTATCCGGAGCGGGCGCCCGGGCCCGTGGCGCGGTTGGACCTGGCCGGCCTCGGCGCGCTGACGTTTCACGCGCCGGATTTCGAGGCGTTTCCCTGCCTGGCGCTGGCGCGGGACGCCGCCGCCGAGGGCGGCACGGCCACGGCCGTGCTGAACGCCGCCAACGAGGAGGCCGTGGCGGCGTTCTGCGCCGGGCGCATCCCCTTTCTCGCCATCGGCGGGGTGGTCGAAAACACGCGGGCCCTGTGCCCCGCCACCGCGGACTGGGACCTGGAATCGGTCCTGGACGCGGACCGGCGCGCGCGGGAAACCGCAGGCGGGCTCATCGCCCGCATGGAGTCTGAAGGATGATATTCAACGTTTTTGTCTTTCTGGTCGTGCTCAGCGTGCTGGTGTTCTTCCACGAGCTCGGGCACTTCCTCGCCGCCAAGTGGTGCGGCATTTATGTGAAGCGGTTCAGCGTCGGCATGCCCCCGCGCCTCTTCGGCGTGCAGGTGGGCGAGACGGACTACTGCATCGGCGCGCTGCCCTTCGGCGGATTTGTCATGATGGCGGGCCAGGAGGACGTGCCCCTTTCGGACGAGGAGCGGACGGAGCAGTACGGCGAGGTGCCCCCGGAGCGCTGGTTCTGCAACCGCCCGGTGTGGCAGCGGCTCCTGGTGCTGTTCATGGGGCCGTTCATGAACCTCGTCCTCGCCGTGGCCCTCTACTGGGTTGTCGCCGTGATGGGCGGCGAGGTGCCCGAGTGGGAGCTCACCCCCCGCGTGGGCGTGGTCGAGGAGAACTCCGCCGCCGCCGCCGCGCCCCTGCGCCGCATGGACGGCGACACCGTCCCGGACCTTTCCGCCGCGCCGGACGCGACGGGCTGGAAGACCGGCGACCTGATTGTCTCGGTGAACGGTCGCGCCATCGGCAACATCGGCGACCTGGCGGCCGTGGCCGTGCTGGGCGGCGCGGAGCGCGAGCACGACATCGTGCTGGAGCGGGAGACCGCGCCGGGTGAAAAAGCGCGCTTTTTCTCGCGTCTTGCCCCGCGCATGATGGAGGGGGAGCGCCACCCCCGTTTCGGCGTCGGCCCCTTTGAGACCGCCAAAGTGGGCGCGGTGACGGAGGATTCGCCCGCCGCCGCCGCGGGCCTCCAGGAGGGCGACATCATCCTCCGCGCCAACGGGGAGCCCGTGTCGCTGACCACCTTTATCCGATTCACCGAGCAGATGCCCGAGGGCGGCGCCGCCGTCCTGGATGTCAGGCGCGGCGGGGAGACCCTGTCCGTCGAGGTGCGGCCCGAAACCATCGGCCGCATCCTGGGCCTTTCCATCGGCCCGGTCTCGCAGCGGCGCGGCACGGACGGCGCGGAGCCCTCCATGGTGGTGTCCATACCCGACGCCCTGCGCCAGTCCACCGGGCTGCGGCCCAAAGACGTGCTGTTGGAGATCAACGGGCAGCCCGCCACGGCGGACCTGTTTTTCGCGCTCCAGCGGGAGAACCCCGGCGGATCGCTCTCCTTCAAGGTGAGACGGCCCGCCGTGCTCATGGGCCTGTGGGAAAAGGAGGGCACCCTCACCCTCGATGTGCCGGTCGAGCCGGTCCGCGCCGTGGGCGTGGCCCTGGAGTTCCAGACGGCCATGCGGCGGTACTCCCCCGCGCGTGCGGTGCCCCGCGCCTTCCAGGAGAGCTGGCTGGCCGTCGAGCGCACCGTGCTCACCCTGAAGGGGCTCCTTGTCGGAGATGTGAGCGCGAAGGACCTGGGCGGGCCGGTGATGATTTTCGACGTGACCGCGAAGGCGGCGCAGGCGGGCCTGGGCTGGCTCATCCGCATCACGGCGTTCATCAGCGTGAACCTGTTCATCTTCAACCTGCTGCCGCTGCCCGTGCTGGACGGCGGGCAGATTGTGACCAGCGTGGTCGAGGGCATCCGGCGCAAGCCGCTGAGCGACCGCTTCATGGAGCGCTTTCAGCAGGCGGGCCTGGTGATGATAGTGGCCCTCATGCTCTTCGTGACGTACAACGACATCCTGCGCAAGCTGCAGGAGTTCATCCCCTGAGCCGAGTTTTACGGGCCGGGCCGTTCCGGCGTAGCCAACCCACTGGGAAGAAGGATTGACTGTATGAGCCGCATCACCTGCAAATTCGGGGGCTCCTCCCTGGCCGACGCCGCCTGCATCCGCGGCGTCGCGGACATCATCCGCGCCAACCCGGACCGCCGTTTCATCGTGCCGTCCGCACCGGGAAAGCGCCACGGCGCGGACAAGAAAATCACGGACCTGCTCTATGCCTGGCACGGCATCGCCCTGCAGGGGCTGGACGCGTCGGAGCCGCGCCGGATGATCGAGGACCGCTTCCTGGAGCTGGCCCGCGAGCTCGGCGTGGCCTTTGACATCGCCGCGCACCTGGCGGAGATAGCGGAACAGGCCGGCGCGCATGAGGCGCCGGACTACATGGCGTCGCGGGGCGAGTACCTCAACGGGCGGCTCGTGGCGGAGCTGCTCGGCGCGGTGTTCGTGGACCCCGCCGAATGCGTCCGCTTCAAGGCCTCCGGCGAGCTGGACCCCGCCACCTACGATTTGCTCGGGGCGCGCCTCCAGGGGGACGGGCTTTTTGTCGTGCCCGGCTTCTACGGCGCCCTGCCCGACGGGACCATCAAGACCTTTTCGCGCGGCGGCAGCGACGTGTCCGGCTCGATCGTGGCCCGCGCCTCGAAGTCGGACCTCTACGAGAACTGGACGGACGTCTCCGGGTTCCGCATGGCCGACCCGCGCATCGTGGCCGACGCGAAGCGGATCGAGGAGGTCACCTACCGGGAACTGCGCGAATTGTCCTACATGGGCGCCACGGTCCTGCACGACGAGGCCATCTTCCCCGTGCGCGAGCCGGGCATCCCGATCCACATCGTGAACACGAAGGCGCCGGAGGAGCCCGGCACGATGATTCTGTCCGCGCGCGCGTCGAAGACGCCGGTCTGCGGCATCGCCGGGCACGGCGGTTTCTCCATGCTCAACATCGAGAAGACGCTGATGAACAAGGAGCGCGGCTTCGGCCGGCGCGTGCTCACGGTGCTCGAGGAGCAGGACGTGAGCTGGGAGCACCTGCCCACGGGCATTGACACCATGTCCGTGATCATCCGCGACACGGAGCTGAAGGGGAAGGGCGAGTCCCTCATCGGGGCCATCCAGCGGCGCTGCGACCCCGACGAAATCACCCTCACCTCCGGACTGGCCATGGTCGCCACCGTGGGCCAGGGCATGAACCACCACGTCGGCATCGCCGCGCGCCTCACGGGCGCGCTGGCCGCGGCGGGGGTCAACCTGCGCGTGATAGACCAGGGCTCCTCCGAGATGAACATCATCATCGGCGTCGAGGAGGCCGACCTGAACACGGCCATCAAGGCCATCTACGCGGCCTTTGCGGAGTAAACCACACAGCAGCGCCGGCAACGCGGGGGCGCAGTGATGGACAGTGACACGGGCACACGGGATGACTGGTACGCGGACGCCTTCGGCGCCCTGTACCCCGTGGTCTACGCCCGCCGCACCGCCGAGGCCGCCAGGCCGGAGGCCGCCTTCGCGGCGGAGCGCGCCGGACTCGGCCCGGGTGACACGGTTCTCGATCTGTGCTGCGGCACGGGCCGCCATGCCGTGCACCTTGCGCCGCGTGTCCGGTCCGTTGCCGGGCTGGACTACTCACCCGCCCTGCTGGAACTTGCCCGGCGGCGGTGCTGCGGCCCCCTGCGCCTGGTCCGGGGCGACATGCGGCGCCTGCCTTTCGGCCCGGTCTTCGACGTGGTTTTCAACTTCTTCACCAGTTTCGGCTATTTCCTGGACGAGGGGGAGAACGCCCTGGCCGCGCGGGAAATGGCGCGGGTGCTGAAGCCCGGCGGGCGGCTCTTCCTGGACCACATCGGCGCGGACTGCGCCGTGGCGGGGCTGGTGCCGCACTCTGAGCGGACGGAGGGGGACTTCCGCATCGTCGAGGAGCGCTCGCTTGCGGGCGGTCCGGAGTCCCGGCGCGTCAACAAGAGGGTGACGGTGCTGCGCGGCGGGGAGACCGTGGGCCTGTTCATGGAGACGGTGCGGCTGTACACGCCGGAGGACCTCGCCGCGCTCTTCACGGGCGCGGGGCTCGCCGTGGAGGCCCTGTTCGGGGACTATGACGGGCGCGCGCCGGGACCGGACGCGCCCCGCATGATGCTGCTCTGCCGGAAGGGGGGCGCGTGATGGCCGGGCTCTTCGACGCCTATCTGGCGGGGGACCCCGCCCTGGCCCCGTTTTTCGGCGCGATGCCGGAGCGCTTCTTTGACACCCTGCCGCCCGCGCGTTCCCTGGACCCGGGCCTGGCGGGGGCGCTCCGCGCGGCGCAGCGCGCCCTGGGCCTGGAACGGGACATCCCTGAAAACGCGCGCTACATTGTCACGGGCCAGCAGGCGGGCATCTTCGGCGGGCCGCTCTACACGGTGTTCAAGGCGGTGACGGCCATACGGCTGGCGCGTGAGGTGGCGGCGCGGACGGACGGGCCCTGTGTGCCCCTGTTCTGGGCCGCGTCGGAGGACCACGATTTTGCGGAGGTCCGCACGGCCCATTTCCTGACGCAGCGCCACGAAGTGCTCCCCCTCGACTATGCGCCGGACGCGCCGGTGGACGGGCTGCCCATGCACCTGGTTCCGGCGGGGGAGAGTCTCCATGCCCTTGTTGACGCCGCGGCCGAACAGTGCGCCGGTTCGGAGCGGACTCCGGAGGTCACGGTGTTTCTTCACGACACCCTCTCCGCGTCGGAGTCCCTGTCGGAATGGTTCATGCGGGTTATGGCGGGGCTGTTCAGGGACACGGAA contains:
- the rseP gene encoding RIP metalloprotease RseP, translating into MIFNVFVFLVVLSVLVFFHELGHFLAAKWCGIYVKRFSVGMPPRLFGVQVGETDYCIGALPFGGFVMMAGQEDVPLSDEERTEQYGEVPPERWFCNRPVWQRLLVLFMGPFMNLVLAVALYWVVAVMGGEVPEWELTPRVGVVEENSAAAAAPLRRMDGDTVPDLSAAPDATGWKTGDLIVSVNGRAIGNIGDLAAVAVLGGAEREHDIVLERETAPGEKARFFSRLAPRMMEGERHPRFGVGPFETAKVGAVTEDSPAAAAGLQEGDIILRANGEPVSLTTFIRFTEQMPEGGAAVLDVRRGGETLSVEVRPETIGRILGLSIGPVSQRRGTDGAEPSMVVSIPDALRQSTGLRPKDVLLEINGQPATADLFFALQRENPGGSLSFKVRRPAVLMGLWEKEGTLTLDVPVEPVRAVGVALEFQTAMRRYSPARAVPRAFQESWLAVERTVLTLKGLLVGDVSAKDLGGPVMIFDVTAKAAQAGLGWLIRITAFISVNLFIFNLLPLPVLDGGQIVTSVVEGIRRKPLSDRFMERFQQAGLVMIVALMLFVTYNDILRKLQEFIP
- a CDS encoding aspartate kinase, producing the protein MSRITCKFGGSSLADAACIRGVADIIRANPDRRFIVPSAPGKRHGADKKITDLLYAWHGIALQGLDASEPRRMIEDRFLELARELGVAFDIAAHLAEIAEQAGAHEAPDYMASRGEYLNGRLVAELLGAVFVDPAECVRFKASGELDPATYDLLGARLQGDGLFVVPGFYGALPDGTIKTFSRGGSDVSGSIVARASKSDLYENWTDVSGFRMADPRIVADAKRIEEVTYRELRELSYMGATVLHDEAIFPVREPGIPIHIVNTKAPEEPGTMILSARASKTPVCGIAGHGGFSMLNIEKTLMNKERGFGRRVLTVLEEQDVSWEHLPTGIDTMSVIIRDTELKGKGESLIGAIQRRCDPDEITLTSGLAMVATVGQGMNHHVGIAARLTGALAAAGVNLRVIDQGSSEMNIIIGVEEADLNTAIKAIYAAFAE
- a CDS encoding DUF1926 domain-containing protein; protein product: MKSINLVFGCHAHQPVGNFDFVFEEAHRLSYLPFVEVLERYPAVRAVLHFTGPLFDWFEAHEPAFLARLAALVDSGQIEIMGGGYYEPLLCAIPERDAVAQIRRMRAFCARHFGREPRGMWLAERVWEPQMARIMARAGVEYTALDDTHFLCSGLTPEDLFGYYMTEDEGLAVKAFPIQEKLRYIVPFHPVEETIELLREWATEDGARCAVLHDDYEKFGVWPGTHGSVYTEGWLERFFGALTENADWLRTVTYADYVDSHPALGRTYLTCASYEEMMAWALPAPMQRKLNDVRSRVKDCPELGPDAHLFLRGGFWRNFLAKYDESNNIQKRMLRVSNRLERVRAGAVEPRLEEAERLLHQGQCNCAYWHGVFGGLYLNHLRTALYEKLIGADRLLDEIEGLAEDRVTVESADFDGDGNPEAVLENSRLALFFSPTDGGTLFEADFKEKPFNFCNTLTRRDETYHDLLRAGSALVGGDDQGDLSIHEMVKAKEANLDTYLVYDPHRRASLRDRFLDPSASPDTLWACTAREYGDFAAAPYRLETLPGGVVLSRAGSVVLPSGEARAVSLAKTIRLAPDESTLEIRYDIACDGSWPGDLWFGAEFAVNLLTGSADDRYYLSDDHDMGRPRLGTRGCHEGMAHLAVRDEWQRLECGWRFSAPARVHRFAVDTVSQSEGGQERVHQGCVIVPCWRLSPDAEGRFTRTIHMGMRVF
- the ptsP gene encoding phosphoenolpyruvate--protein phosphotransferase; translated protein: METVLHGIGVSPGIAVAPALVFAKSQCEVPEYSVGEPGTEWRRFQEAVEKTRVDLRSLHSQTAEKMGQRHADIFHTHLMLLDDAVLHDEIRGILFEEAKNVEHVLERVARRYAALMESVGDARLRERSADMLDVADRLQRCLLDQDRPDLKSLPGPRIVVSRDLSPSDTATMDTVNTLGLALDAGSVTSHSAILARALEIPAVTGLSQLSAHVRPGAMMVLDGAAGVVILDPSEETLGRYRAERERFAARRERQLRAAASGPAVTLDGVGVPLEANIELPVEIPHSLRAGACGIGLYRTEYLFLNRDEAPGEEEQYQAYAEAARALSPMPVTLRTMDIGGDKLVAHLQIFKEENPQLGWRAVRFCLARPDIFKVQLRAMLRAAAHGGIRIMFPMISGLDELREVRRVLDGVREELDREGVPHGGDLPVGSMIEVPSAVMLADVLAKECDFFSIGTNDLIQYSLAVDRVNEKIAHLYDPAHPAVLRLIGRAAAAARGAGIPCGICGEMAGDPLFTEILLGLGVTSLSMAAVALPAVRTEITGIRMDAARELAGEALQMGSAADIRGLLQARFNARNSAGNGNNGHDGNGRDAGEVP
- the raiA gene encoding ribosome-associated translation inhibitor RaiA translates to MNVKITGRHMELSDALKAYIETGLRKIKTHFDKVIDVDVVLAVEKHRHIAEVNLHANGVRIHSKEASADMYASVDAVLEKMGKQVRKYKDRINRHTPRTARELRSYQQTIIALESGNGNGDGAEVETAVAVEERHQVVRREKIALKPMSVEEAVMQLELVEEPFLVFTNAETSQVNVLYSRGDREYGLLEPEF
- a CDS encoding 1-deoxy-D-xylulose-5-phosphate reductoisomerase, with the translated sequence MTTALRRITVLGSTGSIGRGALDIARRHPDRFTVEALAARNDAERMAEQIREFRPRVAVLSDPAAAARLRAMDPGCPVLGGPEGLAEAAALPADTVLCAVVGAVGLAPLLAALDAGNRVAVANKEPLVMAGRLVMERARARGVDVLPVDSEHNAVFQCLQGHDPADVRCIHLTASGGPFYGRTREQMRDITPEQAAKHPTWRMGEKISVDSATLMNKGLEIIEAMWLFGLPLEKIEVVIHPQSTVHSLVEFNDGNILAQLGVTDMRTPIMHALMYPERAPGPVARLDLAGLGALTFHAPDFEAFPCLALARDAAAEGGTATAVLNAANEEAVAAFCAGRIPFLAIGGVVENTRALCPATADWDLESVLDADRRARETAGGLIARMESEG
- the hprK gene encoding HPr(Ser) kinase/phosphatase, with the translated sequence MDLTRLAIKRKRNIPVSHLLASMSEDMDFELLAGFQGVERPVFSWDVNRPGLAIGGYLDYFANDRVQILGNTEIHFMERMRPAELANRLNNMFSFEIPAFVLSRNLMPQPILLDMCNRYGIPVFRTAQSTDEVISRIILFLTQEFAPETVIHGTAIDVYGVGCLIVGKPGVGKSESALELVERGHRLVADDMVELKRRRADYLYAKTNDLVRHHMEIRGLGIIDVRAVYGVGRVRNFKRIGLLIELEEWDEKAAYDRTGLMEKHEDIMGVKIPHIRIPVRPGRNIAIIIEVAALNQRLKEMGIHTARQLNENILRNNRG
- a CDS encoding HPr family phosphocarrier protein translates to MPELTEEVMVVNPLGVHARPAASLVQTTLKYQSDVFIEFKGNTVNAKSIMGLLTLGAARGSRLTVVCSGPDAEDAMAAVRQVVASGFGES
- a CDS encoding methyltransferase domain-containing protein, translating into MDSDTGTRDDWYADAFGALYPVVYARRTAEAARPEAAFAAERAGLGPGDTVLDLCCGTGRHAVHLAPRVRSVAGLDYSPALLELARRRCCGPLRLVRGDMRRLPFGPVFDVVFNFFTSFGYFLDEGENALAAREMARVLKPGGRLFLDHIGADCAVAGLVPHSERTEGDFRIVEERSLAGGPESRRVNKRVTVLRGGETVGLFMETVRLYTPEDLAALFTGAGLAVEALFGDYDGRAPGPDAPRMMLLCRKGGA